The genomic window TGGGGTAGGTCATCACGTTGACGGCAAAATCAAAGGCCAGATCGCTTGGCAGGAGGGTTCTGAGTTCGATGCGGTCCTCGCCGGGCAAAGGTCCGACCTGCACCTCTGCAACATTGCCCACCACCAGAGCGGGAGCAGGCACCTGATCGAGGGTCACGTAGGGCTTTTCAATCACGGTCAGTTTGGCGAGGTCTTCAGAGTACACCTGATGGGCAAGCTCTGGGGGCAGGTAAGCGTAACCTCCTGCATCCAGTGTGTGGGTGTCTGGACCCACCGAAAGTTTGACGGTTCCGCCATGCACGTACACGAAACGGCTGAAGCCTGCAGGCACCTGTCCGAGGTTTCCTGCGGCCTGCATTTCTGCGGTGTACTGGGTGAATTTTGCTCCCAGATGGGGTGAGATGTGGACAATCGCGGTGCAGTTTCGCATGCCGGGCAGGAG from Deinococcus misasensis DSM 22328 includes these protein-coding regions:
- the allE gene encoding (S)-ureidoglycine aminohydrolase, encoding MQHLGFTRSKIRTHYTLHTPDAFVRALLPGMRNCTAIVHISPHLGAKFTQYTAEMQAAGNLGQVPAGFSRFVYVHGGTVKLSVGPDTHTLDAGGYAYLPPELAHQVYSEDLAKLTVIEKPYVTLDQVPAPALVVGNVAEVQVGPLPGEDRIELRTLLPSDLAFDFAVNVMTYPTGVSLPFVEIHVMEHGLVMLQGEGIYLLHEDHHAVKAGDVIYMAPYCPQWFAASNGVSGYLIYKDVNRHPYL